The following coding sequences lie in one Capnocytophaga stomatis genomic window:
- the mnmE gene encoding tRNA uridine-5-carboxymethylaminomethyl(34) synthesis GTPase MnmE — protein sequence MNETIIALATASGSGAIAIIRISGKDAISIADSVFKAHSGRSLANSDSHTVHLGYFFDYGTVIDECLATIFKGKKSYTGEPTVEFSCHGSSYIIQQVIKVCLAKGCRLAKAGEFTLRAFLNGKMDLSQAEAVADLIASDSEASHAIAMKQMRGGFTSEIEELRAELLNFASLIELELDFSEEDVEFADRNQFRTLLSKIQKAIKRLMDSFATGNVIKNGVPVAIVGKPNAGKSTLLNALLNEERAIVSDIAGTTRDTIEEVLHIGGTAFRFIDTAGIRETSDKIEEIGVKKAKEKIAQANVLLYLYDELDNQPQEVIDFVKEVYREDLKIILLHNKVDLSSGEFGEFDQRLKSELVPKYTDIILGISAKENINIDILKSELATYAESFTSSANNIIISNSRHYEALSNALSEIIKVQEGLEMNLSGDLLAIDIREALYHLGTISGEVTNDEVLGNIFANFCIGK from the coding sequence ATGAATGAAACTATCATAGCACTGGCAACTGCTTCAGGGAGTGGAGCTATTGCAATCATCAGAATATCAGGTAAGGACGCCATTTCAATTGCCGATAGTGTCTTTAAAGCACATAGCGGAAGAAGTTTAGCTAATTCGGATTCACATACAGTTCATTTGGGCTATTTTTTTGATTATGGAACTGTCATTGACGAGTGTCTGGCTACGATTTTTAAAGGAAAGAAGTCCTACACAGGAGAACCTACGGTGGAGTTTTCTTGTCACGGAAGTAGTTACATCATTCAGCAGGTGATAAAAGTTTGTCTTGCTAAAGGATGTCGATTAGCAAAGGCGGGAGAGTTTACTTTGAGGGCATTTTTAAATGGAAAGATGGATTTGTCACAAGCTGAGGCTGTGGCTGACCTTATTGCTTCTGACAGTGAAGCTTCTCACGCCATTGCGATGAAACAAATGCGAGGAGGTTTTACATCTGAAATCGAAGAACTTCGTGCTGAACTGTTGAATTTTGCATCTTTGATTGAATTGGAACTTGATTTTTCCGAAGAAGATGTAGAATTTGCTGATAGAAATCAATTTCGCACGCTGCTTTCAAAGATTCAGAAGGCAATTAAACGTTTGATGGACTCGTTTGCAACGGGAAATGTTATAAAGAATGGAGTTCCGGTAGCGATTGTAGGCAAACCTAATGCAGGGAAATCGACGCTTTTGAATGCTCTTTTAAATGAGGAACGAGCGATTGTTTCGGACATTGCGGGAACAACGCGTGACACCATTGAAGAAGTATTACACATCGGCGGAACAGCTTTCCGATTCATTGATACGGCAGGTATCCGTGAAACTTCAGATAAAATTGAGGAAATCGGAGTGAAAAAAGCCAAAGAAAAGATTGCTCAAGCCAATGTTTTATTATATCTCTACGATGAGTTAGATAATCAGCCTCAGGAAGTTATCGACTTTGTGAAAGAAGTATATCGAGAAGACTTAAAAATTATTCTTTTGCACAACAAAGTAGATTTATCAAGTGGTGAATTTGGAGAGTTTGACCAAAGATTAAAGTCGGAGCTTGTCCCTAAATACACTGATATTATTTTGGGAATTTCTGCTAAGGAGAATATAAATATTGACATATTGAAATCAGAACTTGCAACGTATGCTGAAAGTTTTACGTCCTCTGCAAACAATATAATTATTAGTAATTCACGTCATTACGAAGCACTTTCTAATGCCCTTTCTGAAATTATAAAAGTTCAAGAAGGTTTGGAAATGAATCTTTCGGGCGACCTTCTCGCCATCGACATTCGCGAAGCCTTGTATCACTTGGGAACTATTTCCGGCGAAGTTACCAATGACGAAGTACTCGGAAATATATTTGCGAATTTCTGTATCGGCAAATAG
- a CDS encoding radical SAM protein gives MIKYYKGYYMITARCNLSCSYCILENAPYQLKQELSLSEKKALIYHLYHNLKFRSLTISGGEALIIGKSAPNEFLQLLNFMKQFKSKDPEKNLNIKLYTNGIYLTQNVAKMMKGIIDEVSINIDSNNDETLLLIGRNRDRKDKYFLKTIEVIKNLSNQEIKIKLHTVISALNYQGIASEVYSIYHSIKNANAMFNQWKFYQYMSYDNTAVDSKHQIDDKEFQKVRKEIEKKLADLDINIHFKDNKEMNQSLFNILATGIAQYNLPESTWTTTARTKNLLNYNSMEELIERNRIDAELFEKYHSYFPPK, from the coding sequence ATGATAAAATATTATAAGGGATACTATATGATAACAGCAAGATGCAATTTATCTTGTTCCTATTGTATACTTGAAAATGCTCCGTATCAATTAAAACAAGAACTTAGTCTTTCTGAAAAGAAGGCTCTCATATACCACTTATACCATAACTTAAAATTTCGATCATTGACTATTTCGGGGGGAGAAGCCTTAATAATAGGTAAGAGTGCTCCTAACGAGTTTTTGCAACTTTTGAATTTTATGAAACAATTTAAGTCAAAAGACCCTGAAAAAAATTTAAATATAAAGTTATACACAAATGGCATCTATCTTACCCAAAATGTAGCTAAAATGATGAAAGGTATTATTGATGAAGTTTCTATCAATATTGACAGCAATAATGACGAAACACTGCTACTAATCGGAAGAAATAGGGATAGAAAAGATAAATATTTTTTAAAAACCATTGAAGTAATAAAAAATCTTTCTAATCAGGAAATAAAAATAAAACTTCACACAGTCATTAGTGCCTTGAATTATCAAGGAATTGCGTCAGAAGTATACTCAATTTATCACTCAATAAAAAATGCAAACGCAATGTTTAATCAATGGAAATTTTATCAATACATGTCCTATGATAACACTGCTGTTGATAGCAAACATCAAATAGACGATAAAGAATTCCAAAAAGTAAGAAAGGAAATTGAAAAAAAATTAGCTGATTTGGATATAAATATACACTTTAAGGATAATAAAGAAATGAATCAATCTCTATTTAACATTTTAGCAACAGGAATTGCACAATATAATCTTCCTGAAAGTACTTGGACAACTACTGCAAGGACAAAGAATTTATTAAACTACAATTCTATGGAAGAACTTATTGAAAGAAATAGAATCGATGCTGAATTATTTGAAAAATATCACTCATATTTTCCACCCAAATAA
- a CDS encoding DeoR/GlpR family DNA-binding transcription regulator, with translation MKALNERQIKIVEALETTKYISVNELSERLNVSVVTIRKDLTLLEQEGYLHRTHGGASKQGRYVFDQTVSEKEMLNVEQKQKITNKALDYVKEGDFIILSSGTTIHLLAQKLPDNKNITVLTPSLRVALDVCKKQNINTIHLGGEVRKNSTSTIGALAEETLNNFSCTTLFLGIEGIDLDFGISTTNAGEAHLNKKMLERVDQVIVLADASKIHRRGFGFICYVEKIDVLITDASIDPEFVEELEKRGVEVVIAL, from the coding sequence ATGAAAGCTCTTAATGAACGTCAAATCAAAATAGTAGAAGCTTTAGAGACTACAAAATACATCAGTGTAAATGAATTAAGCGAGAGGTTAAATGTATCTGTAGTGACAATTCGTAAGGATTTAACTCTCTTAGAACAAGAAGGTTATCTTCATCGTACACACGGAGGAGCGAGCAAACAAGGAAGATATGTTTTTGACCAAACCGTCTCGGAAAAAGAAATGCTTAATGTGGAACAAAAACAAAAAATCACAAATAAAGCATTGGATTATGTGAAAGAGGGAGATTTTATCATTCTTTCTTCAGGTACAACGATTCATTTGTTAGCACAAAAACTTCCTGATAATAAAAACATTACGGTTCTCACTCCATCGCTTCGGGTGGCTTTGGATGTTTGTAAAAAGCAAAATATCAATACGATACATTTGGGAGGAGAAGTCCGCAAGAATTCTACTTCCACGATAGGAGCTTTGGCAGAAGAAACACTGAATAATTTTTCTTGCACAACTCTCTTTTTAGGAATCGAAGGAATTGACCTTGATTTTGGTATAAGCACCACAAACGCAGGAGAGGCTCATTTGAACAAAAAAATGTTGGAAAGAGTTGACCAGGTGATTGTGCTTGCTGACGCTTCAAAAATACACCGACGAGGATTTGGATTTATATGTTATGTGGAAAAAATAGATGTGTTGATTACAGATGCTTCCATCGACCCGGAATTCGTTGAAGAATTGGAAAAACGAGGTGTAGAGGTTGTGATTGCTTTATAA
- the wecB gene encoding non-hydrolyzing UDP-N-acetylglucosamine 2-epimerase, protein MSQEMKTKKIIVVVGTRPNFIKIAPLIPHFIYQKAIKFIIVHTGQHYDDKMSSHFFTDLDIPLPNINLGVGSGSQTVQTAKIMERFEKVCLNERPEYVFVVGDVNSTIACSLVAAKLRIKIIHYEAGLRSYDKSMPEEINRRVTDSISDFYFTTTEDATSNLIKENISNEKIFMLGNLMIDTLISQLPKAMIKEFELNRYSNSKVPLVSTDFKEKKYGIVTLHRSGNVDSKEFLTDIIQELGSISQKVPLVFPMHFRTLKNIQEWNLIYLIERYPNLFVVEPLGYLHFLNLLSKSLFVITDSGGIQEETTYLDIPCLTLRANTERPITVWIGSNKLTTITELSNEIDLIIKGLHKKRKEIPKFWDGKTANRIIEQLQKIDT, encoded by the coding sequence ATGTCTCAAGAGATGAAAACGAAAAAAATAATTGTCGTGGTAGGAACAAGACCAAATTTTATAAAGATTGCTCCTTTGATACCTCATTTTATTTATCAAAAAGCAATAAAGTTCATTATTGTTCATACTGGACAACATTATGACGATAAAATGTCAAGTCATTTCTTTACAGATTTAGATATTCCTTTGCCCAACATAAATTTAGGAGTTGGTTCTGGAAGTCAAACGGTGCAAACTGCCAAAATAATGGAACGATTTGAAAAAGTTTGTCTTAACGAAAGACCTGAGTATGTTTTTGTAGTTGGGGATGTTAATAGTACTATTGCATGTTCATTGGTAGCCGCAAAATTGAGAATTAAAATTATTCACTATGAAGCTGGATTAAGAAGCTACGACAAAAGTATGCCTGAAGAAATAAATCGTAGAGTAACAGATTCGATAAGTGATTTTTATTTCACGACAACAGAGGATGCAACATCTAACTTAATTAAAGAAAACATCTCTAATGAAAAAATATTTATGTTAGGTAATTTAATGATTGACACTTTGATTTCTCAGTTACCTAAGGCAATGATTAAAGAATTCGAGCTTAATAGATATAGTAACTCAAAAGTACCTTTAGTGAGTACCGATTTCAAAGAAAAAAAGTATGGCATTGTAACTTTACATAGATCAGGCAATGTAGATTCAAAAGAATTCCTAACAGACATAATTCAGGAGCTGGGTAGTATTTCACAAAAAGTACCTTTAGTCTTTCCAATGCATTTTCGCACATTAAAAAATATACAAGAATGGAATTTGATATACTTAATAGAAAGATATCCAAACTTATTTGTTGTTGAGCCGTTGGGATATTTGCACTTTTTAAACTTACTTTCTAAATCTTTGTTTGTAATAACTGATTCTGGAGGTATTCAAGAAGAAACGACCTATCTCGATATTCCTTGTTTAACATTACGAGCAAATACGGAACGACCAATAACCGTATGGATAGGTAGTAACAAATTAACAACTATCACAGAATTATCAAACGAAATAGATTTAATTATAAAAGGATTACACAAAAAACGAAAGGAAATCCCAAAATTTTGGGATGGAAAAACAGCAAATAGAATAATAGAACAATTACAAAAAATAGACACATAG
- the aroC gene encoding chorismate synthase has translation MAGNTFGTIFRLTTFGESHGEALGGIIDGCPAGVTIDFEAIQKELDRRKPGQSAIVTQRKEPDEVRFLSGIFEGKTTGTSIGFIIENTNQKSHDYSHIKDVYRPSHADYVYQQKYGHRDYRGGGRSSARETACRVVAGAIAKQVLKDIRFSAYVSSVGELSVNKHYTELDLSLTETNPVRCPDLELASKMENYIKEIRKEGDTVGGTISCVIQNVPVGLGEPVFDRLHAQLGKAMLSINAVKGFEYGSGFEGTKQRGSQHNDLFNPDGSTQTNRSGGIQGGISNGMDIYFKVAFKPVATLMQTQPALDSEGNIVQMQGKGRHDPCVVPRAVPIVEAMAAMVILDFYLMNKTVGYNNLKKY, from the coding sequence ATGGCAGGAAATACATTCGGAACGATATTTAGGCTTACTACTTTTGGCGAATCGCACGGGGAGGCACTTGGCGGAATTATTGATGGTTGTCCGGCTGGTGTGACCATTGATTTTGAAGCAATTCAAAAGGAATTAGACCGGCGAAAACCCGGACAATCTGCTATTGTTACCCAGCGTAAAGAACCTGACGAAGTGCGTTTTCTTTCGGGTATTTTTGAGGGAAAAACAACGGGGACTTCCATAGGTTTTATTATTGAAAATACAAATCAAAAGTCGCACGATTACAGTCATATAAAAGATGTGTACCGCCCCAGTCACGCCGATTATGTTTATCAGCAGAAATACGGGCATCGTGATTATCGCGGTGGAGGACGCAGTTCGGCTCGTGAAACAGCTTGTCGCGTGGTGGCAGGAGCTATCGCCAAGCAGGTTTTAAAAGACATTCGTTTTTCGGCTTATGTTTCTTCTGTGGGGGAACTTTCTGTAAATAAACATTATACAGAATTGGATTTATCGCTAACGGAAACCAATCCTGTTCGTTGTCCCGATTTGGAATTGGCTTCAAAAATGGAAAATTATATCAAAGAAATCCGCAAGGAAGGTGATACCGTAGGCGGAACGATAAGTTGCGTCATCCAAAATGTTCCCGTTGGTTTGGGCGAACCTGTTTTTGACCGACTTCACGCACAGCTTGGCAAGGCGATGCTTTCCATCAATGCGGTAAAAGGTTTTGAATATGGTAGTGGTTTTGAAGGAACAAAACAACGAGGAAGCCAACATAACGACCTTTTTAATCCCGACGGAAGCACGCAAACCAATCGTTCTGGTGGAATTCAAGGTGGTATCAGTAACGGAATGGATATTTACTTCAAAGTGGCTTTCAAGCCTGTGGCAACTCTTATGCAAACGCAACCGGCTTTGGATTCAGAAGGAAACATCGTGCAAATGCAAGGCAAAGGCAGACACGACCCCTGTGTAGTGCCACGTGCAGTCCCCATTGTGGAGGCAATGGCTGCAATGGTAATTCTGGATTTCTATTTGATGAATAAAACAGTAGGGTACAATAATCTGAAAAAATATTGA
- a CDS encoding glycosyltransferase family 4 protein gives MKIFGVKNVLLVTGKFPGTSSDTDGGSIMVNHLIDALRGVCTVDVLFTRTYNAHFNNINGVRKVIFHTNKFRESNKFLRRIANSKWNSELISQFIPQYDKVIIIHCSKAFGLENLPKELLKKIILFPMYLTSSYRRSNEIVPDEYVEAEQRILSKIEKIISPSQSEKKDIINEYGIYEKHIVVIPRATNLYIKGKVRYQSKTNKLIYIGAIRQQKRNNDAIILLSKLKQKNENFHLYLVGAIQDETLYSHCIDLAFELGVKNNISFCGVLSQKEIAELLNDVDINISVSRWETFGRGIFEGLSAGLPTVVYDNIDCLSEYIESGEGISYVKNVDDMAQKVYDLCTNPYFYRDQSQKAIESTSQFSIENQKEKLLEEILCLKR, from the coding sequence ATGAAAATCTTTGGAGTTAAGAATGTCTTATTAGTTACAGGGAAATTTCCTGGCACCTCTTCTGACACTGATGGAGGAAGTATTATGGTTAATCATTTAATTGATGCTTTACGAGGTGTCTGTACAGTTGATGTTTTATTTACAAGAACATATAATGCTCATTTCAATAACATTAATGGTGTCAGAAAAGTTATTTTTCACACGAATAAATTTAGAGAGAGTAATAAGTTCCTAAGGAGGATAGCAAACAGCAAATGGAATAGCGAATTGATATCACAATTCATACCACAATATGACAAGGTAATAATTATCCATTGTAGTAAAGCTTTTGGTCTAGAAAATCTACCAAAGGAACTGTTGAAAAAGATTATTTTGTTCCCGATGTATTTAACTTCTTCTTATAGAAGATCAAACGAAATTGTTCCAGATGAATATGTGGAAGCAGAACAAAGAATATTATCCAAGATAGAAAAAATTATTTCACCAAGTCAATCAGAAAAAAAAGATATAATTAATGAATATGGTATTTATGAGAAACATATAGTTGTAATTCCTAGAGCTACAAATTTATATATTAAAGGTAAAGTACGATATCAATCGAAAACCAACAAATTGATTTATATTGGGGCAATCAGACAACAAAAAAGAAATAATGATGCAATCATATTACTTTCGAAATTAAAGCAAAAAAACGAAAATTTTCACTTATACCTAGTGGGAGCTATACAAGATGAAACATTATACTCTCATTGTATTGATTTAGCTTTTGAATTAGGAGTTAAAAATAATATTTCTTTTTGCGGAGTATTATCCCAAAAAGAAATAGCTGAGCTATTAAACGATGTAGATATCAATATCTCTGTATCTCGTTGGGAAACGTTTGGCAGAGGTATTTTTGAAGGATTAAGTGCAGGTTTGCCCACTGTCGTCTATGATAATATTGATTGTCTATCTGAATATATTGAATCAGGTGAAGGAATTTCCTATGTTAAAAATGTGGATGATATGGCACAAAAAGTATATGATTTATGCACAAATCCTTATTTTTATCGAGATCAATCACAAAAAGCTATCGAAAGTACTTCACAATTTTCAATAGAAAATCAGAAAGAAAAGTTATTAGAAGAAATACTATGTCTCAAGAGATGA
- a CDS encoding glycosyltransferase family 4 protein, with the protein MKILLFADKLPPNIGGMETHAKYFIKHFSKENELIIISNRNGCDVIVNNEFQTVEKIDLLNFLKSFENTDCIVFYNSGYWIECFSKIKSVLKKACFLYRTGGNEINKAPLSLDIASHTERQNYWVSTINRNIDFLIANSQFTKLRLIELGIKSSIIRIISGGVDLSNIQEAVNKISKTRTLLNISTETLIVCCCRFVPYKRTDFLLRSFQYLPQKYKIVLVGDGDLLDDAKVLAKRLNLNVRFLGRLTQEETLNIIAAANVYCQASTDLLVEVRGGKYIHTEGMGRSLIEAICSGTSVVVTNCGAVGEFINSENGIVSEDSEVEFAKQIEKVIALPPLKETSRQSYLKEYSFEKIFSQYENLWS; encoded by the coding sequence ATGAAAATACTACTGTTTGCGGACAAATTGCCTCCTAATATCGGCGGAATGGAAACTCATGCAAAATATTTTATAAAACACTTCTCAAAAGAGAATGAGTTAATAATTATTTCTAATAGAAATGGCTGTGATGTTATTGTAAATAATGAATTTCAAACAGTTGAAAAAATAGATTTATTAAATTTTCTAAAATCCTTCGAAAATACAGACTGCATAGTTTTCTACAATAGCGGTTATTGGATTGAATGCTTTAGTAAAATAAAATCCGTATTAAAAAAAGCTTGTTTCCTATATCGAACAGGAGGCAATGAAATTAACAAAGCTCCATTATCTCTAGATATTGCTAGTCATACTGAAAGACAGAATTACTGGGTAAGTACAATTAATCGAAATATTGATTTTTTAATTGCAAATAGCCAATTTACAAAGCTACGACTAATTGAGTTAGGAATAAAAAGTAGTATCATAAGAATAATTTCTGGAGGGGTTGATTTATCTAATATTCAAGAAGCTGTTAATAAAATCTCAAAAACAAGAACCTTGTTGAATATAAGCACTGAGACCTTGATTGTATGTTGTTGTCGTTTCGTTCCATATAAGAGAACGGATTTTTTACTTCGCTCATTTCAATACCTACCTCAAAAATACAAAATTGTTTTAGTTGGAGACGGAGATTTACTTGATGATGCAAAAGTACTAGCAAAAAGACTGAACTTAAATGTACGGTTTTTGGGTAGATTAACTCAGGAAGAAACATTAAACATCATTGCAGCAGCAAATGTTTACTGTCAAGCCAGTACAGATTTACTTGTAGAAGTAAGAGGTGGAAAATATATTCATACTGAAGGTATGGGAAGAAGTCTGATTGAAGCAATATGCAGCGGTACAAGCGTGGTAGTTACTAATTGTGGTGCTGTGGGAGAGTTCATAAATTCTGAAAATGGAATAGTCTCAGAAGATAGTGAAGTAGAATTTGCTAAACAGATTGAAAAAGTGATTGCGTTGCCTCCACTGAAAGAGACATCTAGACAAAGTTATTTGAAAGAATATAGTTTTGAGAAAATTTTTAGCCAGTATGAAAATCTTTGGAGTTAA
- a CDS encoding polysaccharide deacetylase WbmS family protein, with protein sequence MSDLKFAFTIDLDWASEAVIEYALLPVLEDNIPLTIFSTHNSEWLISRSINNHNIELEIHPNFCLNSSHGSTYDEVFNYCNQLQTEKKGFRCHRYFEVNEINEYYKSEGYKYSSNICTDLHYIQPFYNRVGLLSIPLFMEDGGFLLQKHSLSLETILKRLPEKGTIVFLFHPMHLAFNSNNFHTMKNLKKSISIEEYQNISIETIKKNKNNFYGINHLLWELIKWSKENMIECVLLKSLINEK encoded by the coding sequence ATGAGTGATTTAAAATTTGCTTTTACCATTGATTTGGATTGGGCAAGCGAAGCCGTTATAGAATATGCACTTTTACCTGTATTGGAAGATAACATCCCTCTTACTATATTCTCTACACACAATTCCGAGTGGTTAATTTCTCGCTCTATAAATAATCATAATATTGAATTAGAAATTCATCCTAACTTTTGTTTAAATAGTTCACACGGAAGCACCTATGATGAAGTTTTCAATTATTGTAACCAACTACAAACTGAAAAAAAGGGATTCAGATGTCATAGGTATTTTGAAGTAAATGAAATAAACGAATATTATAAGTCAGAAGGCTATAAATATTCTTCAAACATATGTACTGACTTACATTATATTCAGCCTTTTTATAACAGAGTTGGCTTACTATCTATTCCACTATTTATGGAAGATGGCGGCTTTTTGCTTCAAAAACACTCTTTAAGCTTAGAAACTATACTCAAAAGGCTACCTGAAAAGGGGACAATAGTATTTCTCTTTCATCCAATGCACTTAGCCTTTAATAGTAACAATTTTCACACAATGAAAAATCTAAAAAAAAGTATCTCCATTGAAGAGTATCAAAACATTTCCATAGAAACCATTAAGAAAAACAAAAATAATTTTTACGGAATAAATCATTTGCTTTGGGAGCTTATTAAATGGAGTAAAGAAAATATGATAGAGTGTGTACTACTAAAATCTTTAATCAATGAAAAATAG
- a CDS encoding HAD hydrolase-like protein, producing the protein MILDFDGTILDSSKAWFDIYQEYCKKYNITISNKANRKKCDFSYSDCIEEIKSTILSSQYSKLLDASLNEIAKNIYKKINPREGFIKFLKNRHNLSSKIIIISKEEPALIKSYLKHHKIFEVSEVFQDHNNDRNKVIFYINLSKKYNCNIHNITLVDDSYLHCVAGKQAGVFVIGINDNHSIDRQNQMNSVCDIYNNNFLPLLES; encoded by the coding sequence ATGATATTGGATTTTGATGGAACAATCCTTGATTCATCAAAGGCTTGGTTTGATATATACCAAGAATATTGTAAAAAATATAATATAACTATCTCAAATAAGGCAAATCGAAAAAAATGCGATTTTTCGTATTCAGATTGTATTGAAGAAATTAAATCAACCATTTTATCTTCACAATATTCGAAACTACTAGATGCTTCTTTGAACGAAATAGCAAAGAATATTTACAAAAAAATAAATCCAAGAGAAGGGTTCATTAAATTTCTCAAGAATAGACATAATTTGAGTTCAAAGATAATTATCATCTCAAAAGAAGAACCTGCTTTAATAAAATCTTACTTAAAACATCATAAAATATTTGAAGTTTCAGAAGTTTTTCAAGATCACAATAACGATCGAAACAAAGTAATTTTTTACATAAACTTATCAAAAAAATATAATTGTAATATACATAATATTACATTAGTTGATGATTCTTATTTACATTGTGTTGCCGGGAAGCAGGCTGGAGTTTTTGTAATCGGCATAAATGATAATCATTCAATTGATAGACAAAATCAAATGAATTCAGTCTGTGATATATATAATAATAACTTTTTACCACTATTAGAGTCATGA
- a CDS encoding HAD family hydrolase — MKNREQKIFVFDVGNTLIEKPNNHMNFELIQDLFTLQKQGNLIGLATMRNLTMLEKLISQLRFDFIIALNGAYVICKNNILIDSPIDDFELIQFLNILKSKEIQYELYKKYNITNSIEEEGCVYGIKIKNCSDHIDFLRENFHSFIFYSWEDGKICDVHSTNTSKSKAMELVCNYYNISLQNSIVFGDGFNDIDLFKLCNISVAMETAPDELKQVASFVTKSVSNNGVSWALKHLQL, encoded by the coding sequence ATGAAAAATAGAGAACAAAAGATATTCGTTTTTGATGTTGGCAATACGCTGATTGAAAAGCCAAACAATCATATGAATTTTGAATTAATACAAGATTTATTCACTTTACAGAAACAAGGCAATCTCATTGGTTTGGCAACTATGAGAAATCTGACGATGCTTGAAAAATTGATATCTCAATTACGATTTGATTTTATAATTGCCTTAAATGGGGCTTATGTTATCTGTAAAAACAATATTCTAATTGATAGTCCTATTGATGATTTTGAATTAATACAATTTTTGAATATTCTCAAATCAAAAGAAATTCAATACGAACTGTATAAAAAGTATAATATCACAAATTCAATTGAAGAAGAAGGATGTGTTTATGGAATTAAAATAAAAAATTGCTCGGATCATATAGATTTTTTGAGGGAAAACTTTCATTCTTTTATTTTTTACAGCTGGGAAGATGGTAAAATCTGTGATGTACACAGTACAAATACATCAAAAAGTAAGGCAATGGAACTGGTTTGTAATTATTACAATATCTCACTACAAAATAGTATAGTGTTTGGAGATGGTTTCAATGATATAGATCTATTTAAATTATGCAACATTTCTGTTGCTATGGAAACGGCTCCTGATGAACTTAAACAAGTAGCATCTTTCGTTACAAAGTCAGTTAGCAACAATGGAGTAAGTTGGGCATTAAAGCACTTACAATTATGA